ccaaaactaagcagccatgccacggcgagcttagctttcaccacaggtcgtcgcccaacctatatggatcagggaaccaccttgcgacattttgccaagacggtggtgaatgcttattcttagctaggcttccgattccgagaagtcggaatgtctaatgtgtcgaactccttctcagcttgggagaccctgccggaggacgaacctctgctgtgcatcgcagttcgacccccagtgtcacctccacgccactatgaggcggtaaaccgttgtggaggtttATATTTCCTAACCGTTCTAAACACGATTAGGAAATATAAACGTGAGACGCGGGCTCCTTCTTTCGGGCATGCCCTTCATATCCTAAGATCTGGGTTTTTGCTGGGACCATAGTGAACCGGACTAGATGATCTCTTCTCACTTGAGTATCATAATACGTGTATCATAGGATACCATAAGATGTGTAAAAGTGTTGATTCATATCATCCAAAGATTTTGTAAGAATTACAACGCATCCAAGCAATTTCACAAATCCTCTTCAGCAGCGATCATTACTATTTAGATTAGGCCCTCGATATTAATCCGCAGCAACAAGTTACGTTGTGGTCAACACGACCTGGGCACGGTCCAATCGCGTAATCGGTTACTACGGTCGAAGTGGCACAGTGAATCTAGCGGCTCGAAGGTGGACCTTACTCATTTCTATAGTCCGATTGCAGCAAAAGAGGTAAAGCAAAGTCTGTCGCAGCTGTGGCTCCATGTTAGAGAAAACCTATCATTTTTGAGATTAACTTAAATAAGAAAGTGCATGAGTCAGTCCCTATGGTTATCCCCTTACGAGTTCGACTTTAATTCGgaaccgtttgaggttgaTTAACGCGCGTGTACCCTTACAATGACTCGAGGGGGCTAACCGAAGTATCAGGTCCGTCGTTTCTAtcttctcagacaagtctggtaccaatttatcgatccaggAAGAGTGAAAGGCTTGATTAGTACTGGAGCGGCTTCGAACTATTTGGGGTTTAATGCCGCACTAGCAATAATGTAAACAATGCAAGCAATGAAGGTCATCGAAAAgaacaacttttattttatatgtatgAATTTAATCGAAAGAATTTATCAATACCTGCGATGAGCATTTTTATCCACCTTGGAAAAAAGCTTGACGAAGACGTCTGCAATTGCCCGTAGAGAAGGCGATGTACCCATCGTTGGCACGATTCATGAGCGATGAGAGCTCGATTGTTGAGCTACAAACAGACGTCCGAGTGCTAATAGAAGCCGTTAATATCACGAACGATAATCAAACCTGAAATGCAAGTTGCGACAATGTAGCACCATGGAAACCTTCCAGCGGCTGACAAAGCAACTGGTACGCTTTGTTAGGAGAAGTTCGATGAACTTTATCGACCAGATGTACTGCCGAAGAAGAAAGCGAATCGGACAGTTTGAGCAACGACTCTTCGTAGAAGAACCAGTCATGTGCCTATAAGCATAAAGCCAGAAATGGTACATTCGCCACAGTAAGGTGCTGGTACATGGCACTACCGTGGAAAGGATTAACCACTAACCTCTCGTGCAAGTGATCTCGCCAGCCTTGATAAAACCAAAGCAAAGGCAACAGGTTGATCAGAGAAGGCACAAAGACATCGTACCACGGCCGGCCGGTGCAGGAGTAGAGACCAGATCTGGAAGCATATTTCAAAATAGCATCTTCTAGATTTGTGAGATTTCATTCTCGTTAGCAAATCCTCTTCTTATAGGAATGTATGCAACGATAACGATAAAGGTCGACACCTACTGCGAGCACTTTAATTGCATCTGCCGGATCTCGATTATGCATGAAATCACAGCTCAGTGCTGTTGGTGGTATTAGCTCATCAACTCCAAAGGAAAGACGTCTCTGAAATCATGTGGTGTTTGAATCTCAATGAAAGAACCACAACAAAGGAGTTTTTTGCTAATCATACCAATAAACGGTTTACATCCTTCACAAATTTGTCATCCACGTCTTCTGGAAAAGACGAATAACCCATACACTGGCATAAAACCACCGTTGTAAAAAAGTGCTGAAAACAAATCCAATACGAACAGAATAACGAACACATTCACAGCACAGCACCCTAAAAGATTGCGTTGCCGTGGATCTCCTTACGCAATCTCCCGAACTCGTAATCGGATCATAAAGGTTTCTGATGAATCTCGATGATGTATACCTACATCTGTCTGTGCATTTACCTGCTTGAATGCGTTGGCGATTAAAACCGTTGTCTTCATCGCACCGCTCGAAGCGGTATGGCGGCTCTGCGATTTTGGCGGTTATTGACTGTCCACAACAGTGCGGTCAATAACCACCCAAACCGCAGAGCCTTAGGCTGCCcacagagttcacagccgtgCTGGCAGCCTCACACGAcgccaaccgctacgctccaccgcgccgatTCGAGCGCAGCCCCTGAAGCGTCGTGtgctccgtgcttcatgtcgttttaacccaacTATAGTCCACAGTAAAGCAAATTCGAAAAGATCTAGACAAGCGATAATTTCCTCTTTGGAATaattcgaaaacaaaatattcatttgtttcacaTGGGAAGAAAGTCTTCACTAAAAAgttgaataaaacaaaacttcaacgtattcaaaaaaaaaaatgaggcgCGTAGCGTCTGAAACTTCTCCACATCTACAGTCGGATTAAAAAGGAcatgcatttgcgtacgcgctcgaaacggcgcggtgagcagcagttggaatcgagttggAACTGTcccaaactgcagcaatgggtggtgccagctagggtttcaccacgctccaccgcatcgtcgcgagagaagccgcgtacgcagttgcaccgtgtttcatgtcgttttgaccctactatacatcaCGTTTGAAAATGCAGGATCCAAACAAGAGCAAAAGcacggtgaaaaaaaagtatccaAGAATGCTCTGAAGAAGACAAACCTGGTCAGAGTTCCTAGCCATCTTCAAAAGCATCTCGGATGTTACCGTCACTTGCGGTTTACGTTCCAATATCGCAGCCAGAAAGGCAACCCTATCTGCTACGGCAACCGTTTCACAGAGAATCGCAGTCATCAACTATAAATGGCGCCGATTTTGAATGATTATTCTTTGAGCATCTAACCATTCTGCAAACTTCATCATCCAGTAGGTCATCCAGATCCACTTCATTAAGAATTGAAGGTTCGTTGATATGAGCGGAGAGTTGAAGTAATTGACGCGCTTCTGTGGAGCCACAATGACTTTGTAGGCACAATTCAACGATTCGGGAGGCAAGCGATGGCATCTTTAGAGCAGATTTTATCTTTCAACGTCTCATTGAACATAAATGACTCGTACCTCATCACTGTCCAAAAATTCGATTAACTGCGTATCTCCGAACGCTGTCGCAAATATTCTAACAACAATCTCCGAGCCTTGTTCAACATCTTCAATGGATACTTCTGACAGTTGCTCTTCTAACCACGTGACAAATTTCACATGTTCGAATTGTGGTGATCTGTAGAGCAAATAGGCACTATGCAGAATCAAACACAATTCGCAGCTGTCCTGAAATTTAACAGAATACTAAAATTTAGTCCCTGGTGGAACATTAATGAGGAATTGACCTGCAGCACTATGACGGGAAATCCATTCTCAACGTAAACGAGGAGTTCTCGCAGAGCAGTCAGTGAAGCGCctataaaattatatttagattcatttgaagaaagaagaacaatcTGCAGATGGCGTGTTCAAAAGGATAAGCGCGATGCTCCTTCCACTGGCATaggaaagagaaaggaatTAAATAATAGAGACTGCCAAGCGCAGATAAAGCATGCGGCAAAAGTGGCGTGGGGTCAGCCCGGTAGAACAAATTCGTCGAACAAAATCATCAATGTTGATTTTTGTGGGACTTCACAGTGTAGCAACTGGTACGATCACTACTAGGTGCTCCTGCTCCGATACGAAAACAAGAGTATTATCAGAGTATACAATAActtcgaataaaaataagtgaaatacaTCAAGAGGGACTAAGCTCTGAGCTATGGAAAACAAATTCGCAGAAGCTCCACATTTTTTGCGTTCTACACAGAAACTATACATGATGGTGGTCCTATAAAGAAACTAGAAGCCCATCTTTCACGTGCCGAAATGCAATGGTGAAATTATAAGGAACATCggatgttgtttttcttttatcgaaTTCACCAAAACTAAGTCCACTGATCAccatttttccttaatttttcgatttttgtttccaaaaacTACAGCAAAGGAGAAGCATCTGGATAAGAGTCGCCATCTCAAAGGGTACACATAATCGAGTGAAACAcacaaagttttgaaaaattagactAACCGGCGAATACAACAGCTGGCAATGGTCTTCTGTCGTTTGATGGTGACAATAGAATTGGGGGAGCAATCCCGGAAGGTGTCGCACCAGAAGTGATGTTCTCCGAAGGAACACCAATAAGTAGAGCTGAAATGCTTTGCATTACATAAATCGCAAGAGAGAGACTTATTGAACTCAAATAATAAGGAATAAGAATAAGCTGGCATTAAGAAAACAGCCATAACCCTTTGTTGGATATGTAGGAGGGTTAAAACAACATGGCGtacacttgcgtaagcggttgcacaCGAGGTGAAATTAGtggttggaatcaaggtgaGGCTATCGCgcactgcagcgatgagtgatgTTGCCAAGAGTCCTCCtccgatcctaaccgctacgctccactgcaccgctttgACCGCAtctgcttacgcaattgcaccgagcttcatgccTGGACTATGGTTGGTGCTGAGTATGTTCAGTCGATTGGCTTCGATTGGGTCAAGGCGCAAATATGTGACAACCACAAAAAGAGTGTGCGTTGCGCAGACGCGCTGCACcaccggttgaacacattcggcgcCAACTATGTGTAAACTACAAGATGAACATACCCGGAGGCGGATGCGCAAGTTTCACCACTGCATGCGCCCGGAAGGTGGACTCCTCTGCTGTTTCTATGTTTCTTGAGAGGATGAGCAAGGTATTCAGGGAAGCGTCAACCATCAAGCGACCCTCTTCACGTGCTGTCACAGCCATAGAGTTCACAATCACATGCAAGACCTCGACATCTCGTTCCGTCTAAAAAAGCGAGACGTACCAAACGTTACATCAGCAACAGTAAGTCTCACACTAACCTGCGGAAGAACTGCTCTTAAAGCGCTGCTGGCGCTTCTAGCAAGAGGATCATGATGTTCTCCAGACGAGATTAACCATAGGCCGCCGCCAGATATAAGAACGCTTATCGCGGATTGAAACCGAGAGAGGTACTGTAGTCGTAAGCGAATAAGAAGGCATATATAAACAACAAGGAAAAGTGCACGAACCTTCTCTGAGAGTTGATTTCCGTTCGAGACCAAGCTTATAATGAGAGTTGGCATACCCTCGTCTACTTCAGCGGCATTTGCGGCCAGTCGGCTGTAGATATGTTTAGATGCTCCAGGTAAAGCCTTAACTACTGATCTTACAAGGTTTTAAAATTCACGCAGTTAGGATCATACAATTAGGAAAtgtataatcgggtcaaaacgacacgaacaCGGACAGctgcggctgcgctcgaagcggtgcggtggacacagcggttggaatcgagtggaaccatggcgaactgcagaaattggtggcggtagcgagggtCCTCACACGAcgccaaccgctacgctccaccgcaccgcttcgagcgcatccgcaCGCAATTGCCCTCTTTTTTTAACCAACTGAACtcttcctttttaaaaaaaaaaaaaaaaaaaaaaaaaaaaaaaaaaaaaaaaaaaaaaaaaaaaaaaaaaaaaacaacgcagATCCGCGAAACCCCctaaacccccccccccccccaaaaggGACCCCCCCCTCCCCTGaatttcatatcgttttgacgcGAACCATCCATCTTCCTACATTCAAGTGGGTTATAAAAAGTGGGTCATAAAAATACGTTATAGAGAGTTATGTCATAGTAGTAATGATAGATATCATCtgatttctactttttgcaTACTTACCTGCGAGCTGCCAAGCATAATCGCTGGACATATTTGCACACCACCTACCCCACCACCACCCACGGCGATTGCAGCCGATTCCGGTGAAACGGACAAGTCCGTTACAGATGTTTCGCTATCGTCCATTCATAAATCCTATAAATGAGAAATTCATAATTCCTCTCAAATGCGTAACTGAAAACATCTAAAAGAAACATCcttcgaaaattttggaaaggaTGAACGGAAAAAATCGAAGGTTAAAAGAGATTCTCGAAACAGAGGAATCACAATAACATTACAATAGTTTCTGATTCGTGCTCATCAGTACACGGTAGTACCAATGATGTTCGAGTGCTGCAGAGAAATCCTGGAGCAACCTTGGACACAGACGATTACGCGCATGAGATTACGCGTTTTAGTCCTCGTTTTAAAGGATTGATTATATATTGAAACGGCAGCAGTCCTTTTAAAATTCAGCTATTTATTAGCAAATGATTTAGGCTCACTGGGGAACTTGATTGAAACTATTCGCTCAACTGGGTACTGTAAACACATGGGGTGTGGTGATACTTCAGAATTTGGTGGGGGGTGGGGGGAGGCAAAATTAAATCCGAATTAGtccaatattttaaaatttcatatcTATTCATACTTATGCTTCGCAcatttaaatataaaatggTCAACAGTACATAcggtactgaaaaaaaaaactctcaaactACTACTgaatctttaaaggcatcaccccacgaatctcaggtggtacggatttcagatggtgtattcgtatacgggatcgtagatcatggagagaagggtgattccgtccatttcttcctaattgccgtaaaaaacggcccggaagatacggcttcgagcgttccggtgcgctattttctacaatgagttcgattggagcgcgccagccgtgtgcacgcgccgcatcttccgggccgttttttagggcaattaggaagaaatggacggatccatctcttcataatctacgatcccgtatacgaatactccacctgaaaccggcaccacctcagattcgtggggtgatgcctttaagagaggCAATAGTATTAGTAGGAATAGACGACATGAGAAAGAATCACAGGAAAATGAAGTATTCACCAGTTTTGGTTGAGTTCGAGAAAGAACTACTAAAGAAAACGTGTTGACTAATCAAATAGTTAAAATGAATTAATTTCACAACgttacaaagaaaataagttagaatgtgaaaaagataattaaaatgtgaaaagaagtGTAATTAGCAGTGGAAGACCCGCAAATTGATTAAAGAAAATGCGTAGCACAGATGAGGAGCGGAAGACAGACAGTATTCTGTAAAAAGGAGGGAAAGAGAAGATGAGGGAAGAAAAGTTTCAAGAGAGATATGACAAATGTCCAATTACCTATAAATATTATCCTACAGAGCGAAGTTTAAATGTGCACAGTGGTGATGAAATGTGGTCCAGTACCACATTCATTGCCCGTTCTATTTGcctatttaatttttccccATTCTATTTGCCCGAATAAtcacaataacaaaaataataaataatagcaatagTGATAACATcagtaataatagaaatagtaataataacaataatagtaagaggtccgctgtagccaaacggtcgatggttcaatcCGCCCCAGTCCCAACCACGCTTTTCATCCCTTCCATACCAATAGATTGATACCAGGCcagtctgggaggataaaaacactgacttgacacatcggctagcccccacaggttgttgtataggccagttacacgtaagtaaccccaaacgattctgaattgaagtgaacgtggtagcgcatcccaagcggattgaataacgccagaaacgttgtctcctttttatcctttgtgataataataataataataataataataataataataataataataataataataacagaaataatgattatattagtaatattaattaaaaaaaacagtaaaaataaaaaaaacaacgagtaGGATTCTTTCGTCAACCGATGGTTGGTTGCATGGAGGTAACCTCTATTAAACAGCAGTCAGCAAACAGTTGGAATAATCAATGCGAAGATCCAGGAGAAACAGCGAGAAACAGAAGTCGAGGAAATCACTGAGCGCGGATATTAATCAAAACACCCGGAGGGCTAACACCGAATAACTTGGCGTGACGAGTTCTTTCAATAATaagcttttcttcttcgttagATATATGACTTCGCTTCACGAGCAACGAGTGGGTGCTCGGAGAAATCCACGCTCTCACCTTTGCTCACCCTACATATTTTAGATATTTTAAGAAATGAATGATCAATTAAGCACTCATCATTGAAACGTAAAAATACCGTAAATCGTGATGATGGTTGACTGACAGATTGGCTGATTTAAAGATGCGATGTTCGACGGGCGGGAtgattttcaattcaattcgaaTTACTGGAATTTACTAcgattttcaagatttttatgGATCAAGCGTATGTGCTAATAAAAAGCCCAACTAGACTTAGGGACAGGCAAGAACGAGACGTGAAAACCGAGGAGAATTCGAGTTTCGCCCGAGTGAAAACTTATTCCGATTTGATGTCGGAATTATTTTCACCTCACAGCTGAGTACATTTCAGCACAACTCAGCAACCG
This window of the Necator americanus strain Aroian chromosome III, whole genome shotgun sequence genome carries:
- a CDS encoding hypothetical protein (NECATOR_CHRIII.G12150.T1), yielding MDDSETSVTDLSVSPESAAIAVGGGGVGGVQICPAIMLGSSQALPGASKHIYSRLAANAAEVDEGMPTLIISLVSNGNQLSEKYLSRFQSAISVLISGGGLWLISSGEHHDPLARSASSALRAVLPQTERDVEVLHVIVNSMAVTAREEGRLMVDASLNTLLILSRNIETAEESTFRAHAVVKLAHPPPALLIGVPSENITSGATPSGIAPPILLSPSNDRRPLPAVVFAGASLTALRELLVYVENGFPVIVLQDSCELCLILHSAYLLYRSPQFEHVKFVTWLEEQLSEVSIEDVEQGSEIVVRIFATAFGDTQLIEFLDSDEMPSLASRIVELCLQSHCGSTEARQLLQLSAHINEPSILNEVDLDDLLDDELMTAILCETVAVADRVAFLAAILERKPQVTVTSEMLLKMARNSDQHFFTTVVLCQCMGYSSFPEDVDDKFVKDVNRLLRRLSFGVDELIPPTALSCDFMHNRDPADAIKVLAIWSLLLHRPAVVRCLCAFSDQPVAFALVLSRLARSLAREAHDWFFYEESLLKLSDSLSSSAVHLVDKVHRTSPNKAYQLLCQPLEGFHGATLSQLAFQLNNRALIAHESCQRWVHRLLYGQLQTSSSSFFPRWIKMLIAAYSLPQYPAQWALPSQTSDGMATGERRSNLRLLRTSLILDQGDTRTTRHGDCLRPCTYNARTVSTDADLHALLVAAERIKFHVIALQETKCRRSDVRQMNDGTLVIRGEKVPSRNVGGVGFVVHPSVVHLVDSHEILSPCLASLRLRPLRQKSISIINCYSPKSAADESELDAFYEELEEVARNEKCFYKFVVGDFNAKLGKATEEEYRIGRFGLLDRNENGNRLAGLLSAARLFHGNSLFMKKDHRRWTWESPNGATRAEIDHILTNRR
- a CDS encoding hypothetical protein (NECATOR_CHRIII.G12150.T2), which encodes MDDSETSVTDLSVSPESAAIAVGGGGVGGVQICPAIMLGSSQALPGASKHIYSRLAANAAEVDEGMPTLIISLVSNGNQLSEKYLSRFQSAISVLISGGGLWLISSGEHHDPLARSASSALRAVLPQTERDVEVLHVIVNSMAVTAREEGRLMVDASLNTLLILSRNIETAEESTFRAHAVVKLAHPPPALLIGVPSENITSGATPSGIAPPILLSPSNDRRPLPAVVFAGASLTALRELLVYVENGFPVIVLQDSCELCLILHSAYLLYRSPQFEHVKFVTWLEEQLSEVSIEDVEQGSEIVVRIFATAFGDTQLIEFLDSDEMPSLASRIVELCLQSHCGSTEARQLLQLSAHINEPSILNEVDLDDLLDDELMTAILCETVAVADRVAFLAAILERKPQVTVTSEMLLKMARNSDQSRHTASSGAMKTTVLIANAFKQHFFTTVVLCQCMGYSSFPEDVDDKFVKDVNRLLRRLSFGVDELIPPTALSCDFMHNRDPADAIKVLAIWSLLLHRPAVVRCLCAFSDQPVAFALVLSRLARSLAREAHDWFFYEESLLKLSDSLSSSAVHLVDKVHRTSPNKAYQLLCQPLEGFHGATLSQLAFQLNNRALIAHESCQRWVHRLLYGQLQTSSSSFFPRWIKMLIAAYSLPQYPAQWALPSQTSDGMATGERRSNLRLLRTSLILDQGDTRTTRHGDCLRPCTYNARTVSTDADLHALLVAAERIKFHVIALQETKCRRSDVRQMNDGTLVIRGEKVPSRNVGGVGFVVHPSVVHLVDSHEILSPCLASLRLRPLRQKSISIINCYSPKSAADESELDAFYEELEEVARNEKCFYKFVVGDFNAKLGKATEEEYRIGRFGLLDRNENGNRLAGLLSAARLFHGNSLFMKKDHRRWTWESPNGATRAEIDHILTNRR